In one Myxocyprinus asiaticus isolate MX2 ecotype Aquarium Trade chromosome 1, UBuf_Myxa_2, whole genome shotgun sequence genomic region, the following are encoded:
- the LOC127436749 gene encoding transducin-like enhancer protein 3-B isoform X13, which yields MYPQGRHPAPHQPGQPGFKFTVAESCDRIKDEFQFLQAQYHSLKVEYDKLANEKTEMQRHYVMYYEMSYGLNIEMHKQTEIAKRLNAILAQIMPFLSQEHQQQVAQAVERAKQVTMTELNAIIGVRGLPNLPLTQSHAVYPALMQQLQAQHLSHAAHGPPVQLPPHPSGLQPPSIPPVTGSVSGLLAVGALGSQAHLPVKDEKNHHDLEHRERESSTQNNSVSPSDSLRASEKHRGSSEYSLDSKKRRVEEKDNMSRYDSDGDKSDDLVVDVSNEDPATPRVSPSHSPPENGLDKARALKKDAPNSPASVASSGSTPSSKVKDHPHNDKSSTPGLKSNTPTPRNDAPTPGTSNTPGLRPILGKPPGIEALAAPALRTPLSIAAPYGAPFAMMGHHPEMNGSLTSPGVYPGLHISPQMSVAAAAAYGRSPMAGFDPHPHMRAPGLPASLTSIPGGKPAYSFHVSADGQMQPVPFPPDALIGPGIPRHARQINTLSHGEVVCAVTISNPTRHVYTGGKGCVKIWDISQPGSKSPVSQLDCLNRDNYIRSCKLLPDGRTLIVGGEASTLTIWDLASQTPRIKAELTSSAPACYALAISPDAKVCFSCCSDGNIAVWDLHNQTLVRQFQGHTDGASCIDISHDGTKLWTGGLDNTVRSWDLREGRQLQQHDFTSQIFSLGYCPTGEWLAVGMESSNVEVLHHTKPDKYQLHLHESCVLSLKFAYCGKWFVSTGKDNLLNAWRTPYGASIFQSKESSSVLSCDISADDKYIVTGSGDKKATVYEVIY from the exons ATGTATCCGCAGGGCCGGCATCCG GCACCTCACCAGCCTGGTCAGCCAGGCTTCAAATTCACTGTAGCAGAATCTTGTGACAGGATCAAAGACGAATTTCAATTCCTTCAAGCTCAGTACCACAG TCTTAAAGTGGAGTATGACAAACTGGCCAATGAGAAGACAGAGATGCAGCGACACTATGTCATG TACTATGAGATGTCCTATGGGCTGAACATTGAAATGCATAAGCAG actGAGATTGCCAAACGGCTAAATGCAATTCTTGCTCAAATTATGCCTTTTTTGTCACAAGAG CACCAACAGCAGGTCGCACAGGCTGTTGAACGTGCTAAGCAAGTGACAATGACAGAGTTGAATGCCATCATCGGGGTACGTGGACTTCCCAATCTGCCTCTCACC CAGTCTCATGCCGTCTACCCTGCTCTGATG CAGCAGCTCCAGGCTCAGCACCTTTCCCATGCTGCCCACGGACCCCCAGTCCAGTTGCCACCTCACCCCTCAGGGCTTCAGCCCCCTAGCATCCCTCCAGTCACGGGCTCCGTGTCAGGCCTGCTGGCTGTCGGAGCTCTGGGCAGCCAGGCACACCTGCCAGTCAAAGATGAGAAGAACCACCATGACCTGGAACACAGAG AGCGGGAGTCCAGCACG cAGAATAATTCTGTATCACCGTCAGACAGCCTGAGGGCCAGTGAGAAACACAGAGGTTCATCTGAATACAGTCTGGACTCAAAAAAACGCAGAGTAGAGGAAAAAGACAACATGAGCCGATAT GACAGTGATGGTGACAAAAGCGATGATTTGGTCGTGGATGTGTCTAATGAG GATCCAGCCACCCCAAGGGTCAGCCCGTCTCACTCTCCCCCTGAGAACGGACTTGATAAGGCCAGAGCACTGAAGAAAGATGCTCCCAACAGCCCAGCCTCTGTGGCCTCCTCTGGGAGCACCCCCTCTTCGAAAGTGAAGGACCACCCACAT AACGACAAGTCCTCCACCCCGGGTTTGAAGTCCAACACCCCCACTCCACGCAATGACGCTCCCACCCCAGGAACCAGCAACACCCCTGGGCTCAGGCCCATACTTGGCAAGCCACCTGGCATTGAAGCACTTG CAGCACCAGCCCTACGGACACCATTGTCGATTGCGGCACCATACGGGGCTCCATTTGCGATGATGGGTCACCACCCAGAGATGAACGGCTCATTGACTAGTCCAGGAGTTTACCCTGGCCTGCACATCTCCCCTCAGATGAGCGTCGCTGCTGCTGCCGCCTATGGACGCTCACCTATG GCGGGTTTTGATCCTCATCCCCACATGCGTGCTCCGGGTCTGCCAGCAAGTCTTACCTCTATACCTGGAGGGAAACC GGCCTACTCCTTCCATGTTAGCGCTGATGGCCAGATGCAGCCAGTACCTTTCCCTCCAGATGCTCTGATTGGACCAGGAATACCTCGTCATGCCCGTCAGATCAATACACTCAGCCACGGCGAGGTGGTGTGTGCCGTAACCATTAGCAACCCCACACGACACGTCTACACTGGCGGCAAGGGCTGTGTGAAGATCTGGGACATCAGTCAGCCCGGCAGCAAGAGCCCCGTCTCACAGCTTGACTGCCTG AACCGGGATAACTACATCCGCTCCTGTAAGCTTCTTCCGGATGGCCGTACTCTGATCGTTGGAGGAGAAGCCAGCACTCTGACCATATGGGATCTGGCCTCACAGACTCCCCGTATCAAAGCTGAGCTCACCTCTTCTGCCCCGGCCTGCTATGCGCTGGCGATCAGCCCTGATGCCAAGGTCTGCTTCTCCTGCTGCAGTGATGGAAATATTGCTGTTTGGGACCTCCATAACCAAACCCTTGTCAG GCAGTTCCAGGGCCACACGGATGGGGCCAGCTGTATAGATATTTCCCATGATGGCACCAAATTGTGGACAGGTGGCCTTGACAACACTGTACGGTCCTGGGACCTGAGAGAGGGACGACAGCTCCAGCAGCATGACTTTACTTCACAG ATCTTCTCTCTGGGCTACTGTCCGACGGGCGAGTGGCTGGCTGTGGGAATGGAAAGCAGTAATGTGGAGGTGCTTCATCACACCAAGCCTGACAAGTACCAGCTGCACTTGCACGAAAGCTGCGTCCTCTCCCTCAAATTTGCCTACTGTG GTAAATGGTTTGTGAGCACTGGGAAGGACAATCTCTTGAATGCCTGGAGGACTCCCTATGGTGCCAGCATTTTCCAG TCAAAGGAGTCGTCCTCTGTCCTGAGCTGTGACATCTCGGCAGATGATAAATACATTGTGACGGGATCTGGAGACAAGAAGGCCACTGTGTATGAAGTGATATACTAA
- the LOC127436749 gene encoding transducin-like enhancer protein 3-B isoform X11 has translation MYPQGRHPAPHQPGQPGFKFTVAESCDRIKDEFQFLQAQYHSLKVEYDKLANEKTEMQRHYVMYYEMSYGLNIEMHKQTEIAKRLNAILAQIMPFLSQEHQQQVAQAVERAKQVTMTELNAIIGVRGLPNLPLTQSHAVYPALMQQQLQAQHLSHAAHGPPVQLPPHPSGLQPPSIPPVTGSVSGLLAVGALGSQAHLPVKDEKNHHDLEHRERESSTQNNSVSPSDSLRASEKHRGSSEYSLDSKKRRVEEKDNMSRYDSDGDKSDDLVVDVSNEDPATPRVSPSHSPPENGLDKARALKKDAPNSPASVASSGSTPSSKVKDHPHNDKSSTPGLKSNTPTPRNDAPTPGTSNTPGLRPILGKPPGIEALAAPALRTPLSIAAPYGAPFAMMGHHPEMNGSLTSPGVYPGLHISPQMSVAAAAAYGRSPMAGFDPHPHMRAPGLPASLTSIPGGKPAYSFHVSADGQMQPVPFPPDALIGPGIPRHARQINTLSHGEVVCAVTISNPTRHVYTGGKGCVKIWDISQPGSKSPVSQLDCLNRDNYIRSCKLLPDGRTLIVGGEASTLTIWDLASQTPRIKAELTSSAPACYALAISPDAKVCFSCCSDGNIAVWDLHNQTLVRQFQGHTDGASCIDISHDGTKLWTGGLDNTVRSWDLREGRQLQQHDFTSQIFSLGYCPTGEWLAVGMESSNVEVLHHTKPDKYQLHLHESCVLSLKFAYCGKWFVSTGKDNLLNAWRTPYGASIFQSKESSSVLSCDISADDKYIVTGSGDKKATVYEVIY, from the exons ATGTATCCGCAGGGCCGGCATCCG GCACCTCACCAGCCTGGTCAGCCAGGCTTCAAATTCACTGTAGCAGAATCTTGTGACAGGATCAAAGACGAATTTCAATTCCTTCAAGCTCAGTACCACAG TCTTAAAGTGGAGTATGACAAACTGGCCAATGAGAAGACAGAGATGCAGCGACACTATGTCATG TACTATGAGATGTCCTATGGGCTGAACATTGAAATGCATAAGCAG actGAGATTGCCAAACGGCTAAATGCAATTCTTGCTCAAATTATGCCTTTTTTGTCACAAGAG CACCAACAGCAGGTCGCACAGGCTGTTGAACGTGCTAAGCAAGTGACAATGACAGAGTTGAATGCCATCATCGGGGTACGTGGACTTCCCAATCTGCCTCTCACC CAGTCTCATGCCGTCTACCCTGCTCTGATG CAGCAGCAGCTCCAGGCTCAGCACCTTTCCCATGCTGCCCACGGACCCCCAGTCCAGTTGCCACCTCACCCCTCAGGGCTTCAGCCCCCTAGCATCCCTCCAGTCACGGGCTCCGTGTCAGGCCTGCTGGCTGTCGGAGCTCTGGGCAGCCAGGCACACCTGCCAGTCAAAGATGAGAAGAACCACCATGACCTGGAACACAGAG AGCGGGAGTCCAGCACG cAGAATAATTCTGTATCACCGTCAGACAGCCTGAGGGCCAGTGAGAAACACAGAGGTTCATCTGAATACAGTCTGGACTCAAAAAAACGCAGAGTAGAGGAAAAAGACAACATGAGCCGATAT GACAGTGATGGTGACAAAAGCGATGATTTGGTCGTGGATGTGTCTAATGAG GATCCAGCCACCCCAAGGGTCAGCCCGTCTCACTCTCCCCCTGAGAACGGACTTGATAAGGCCAGAGCACTGAAGAAAGATGCTCCCAACAGCCCAGCCTCTGTGGCCTCCTCTGGGAGCACCCCCTCTTCGAAAGTGAAGGACCACCCACAT AACGACAAGTCCTCCACCCCGGGTTTGAAGTCCAACACCCCCACTCCACGCAATGACGCTCCCACCCCAGGAACCAGCAACACCCCTGGGCTCAGGCCCATACTTGGCAAGCCACCTGGCATTGAAGCACTTG CAGCACCAGCCCTACGGACACCATTGTCGATTGCGGCACCATACGGGGCTCCATTTGCGATGATGGGTCACCACCCAGAGATGAACGGCTCATTGACTAGTCCAGGAGTTTACCCTGGCCTGCACATCTCCCCTCAGATGAGCGTCGCTGCTGCTGCCGCCTATGGACGCTCACCTATG GCGGGTTTTGATCCTCATCCCCACATGCGTGCTCCGGGTCTGCCAGCAAGTCTTACCTCTATACCTGGAGGGAAACC GGCCTACTCCTTCCATGTTAGCGCTGATGGCCAGATGCAGCCAGTACCTTTCCCTCCAGATGCTCTGATTGGACCAGGAATACCTCGTCATGCCCGTCAGATCAATACACTCAGCCACGGCGAGGTGGTGTGTGCCGTAACCATTAGCAACCCCACACGACACGTCTACACTGGCGGCAAGGGCTGTGTGAAGATCTGGGACATCAGTCAGCCCGGCAGCAAGAGCCCCGTCTCACAGCTTGACTGCCTG AACCGGGATAACTACATCCGCTCCTGTAAGCTTCTTCCGGATGGCCGTACTCTGATCGTTGGAGGAGAAGCCAGCACTCTGACCATATGGGATCTGGCCTCACAGACTCCCCGTATCAAAGCTGAGCTCACCTCTTCTGCCCCGGCCTGCTATGCGCTGGCGATCAGCCCTGATGCCAAGGTCTGCTTCTCCTGCTGCAGTGATGGAAATATTGCTGTTTGGGACCTCCATAACCAAACCCTTGTCAG GCAGTTCCAGGGCCACACGGATGGGGCCAGCTGTATAGATATTTCCCATGATGGCACCAAATTGTGGACAGGTGGCCTTGACAACACTGTACGGTCCTGGGACCTGAGAGAGGGACGACAGCTCCAGCAGCATGACTTTACTTCACAG ATCTTCTCTCTGGGCTACTGTCCGACGGGCGAGTGGCTGGCTGTGGGAATGGAAAGCAGTAATGTGGAGGTGCTTCATCACACCAAGCCTGACAAGTACCAGCTGCACTTGCACGAAAGCTGCGTCCTCTCCCTCAAATTTGCCTACTGTG GTAAATGGTTTGTGAGCACTGGGAAGGACAATCTCTTGAATGCCTGGAGGACTCCCTATGGTGCCAGCATTTTCCAG TCAAAGGAGTCGTCCTCTGTCCTGAGCTGTGACATCTCGGCAGATGATAAATACATTGTGACGGGATCTGGAGACAAGAAGGCCACTGTGTATGAAGTGATATACTAA
- the LOC127436749 gene encoding transducin-like enhancer protein 3-B isoform X18 produces the protein MYPQGRHPAPHQPGQPGFKFTVAESCDRIKDEFQFLQAQYHSLKVEYDKLANEKTEMQRHYVMYYEMSYGLNIEMHKQTEIAKRLNAILAQIMPFLSQEHQQQVAQAVERAKQVTMTELNAIIGVRGLPNLPLTQQQLQAQHLSHAAHGPPVQLPPHPSGLQPPSIPPVTGSVSGLLAVGALGSQAHLPVKDEKNHHDLEHRERESSTNNSVSPSDSLRASEKHRGSSEYSLDSKKRRVEEKDNMSRYDSDGDKSDDLVVDVSNEDPATPRVSPSHSPPENGLDKARALKKDAPNSPASVASSGSTPSSKVKDHPHNDKSSTPGLKSNTPTPRNDAPTPGTSNTPGLRPILGKPPGIEALAAPALRTPLSIAAPYGAPFAMMGHHPEMNGSLTSPGVYPGLHISPQMSVAAAAAYGRSPMAGFDPHPHMRAPGLPASLTSIPGGKPAYSFHVSADGQMQPVPFPPDALIGPGIPRHARQINTLSHGEVVCAVTISNPTRHVYTGGKGCVKIWDISQPGSKSPVSQLDCLNRDNYIRSCKLLPDGRTLIVGGEASTLTIWDLASQTPRIKAELTSSAPACYALAISPDAKVCFSCCSDGNIAVWDLHNQTLVRQFQGHTDGASCIDISHDGTKLWTGGLDNTVRSWDLREGRQLQQHDFTSQIFSLGYCPTGEWLAVGMESSNVEVLHHTKPDKYQLHLHESCVLSLKFAYCGKWFVSTGKDNLLNAWRTPYGASIFQSKESSSVLSCDISADDKYIVTGSGDKKATVYEVIY, from the exons ATGTATCCGCAGGGCCGGCATCCG GCACCTCACCAGCCTGGTCAGCCAGGCTTCAAATTCACTGTAGCAGAATCTTGTGACAGGATCAAAGACGAATTTCAATTCCTTCAAGCTCAGTACCACAG TCTTAAAGTGGAGTATGACAAACTGGCCAATGAGAAGACAGAGATGCAGCGACACTATGTCATG TACTATGAGATGTCCTATGGGCTGAACATTGAAATGCATAAGCAG actGAGATTGCCAAACGGCTAAATGCAATTCTTGCTCAAATTATGCCTTTTTTGTCACAAGAG CACCAACAGCAGGTCGCACAGGCTGTTGAACGTGCTAAGCAAGTGACAATGACAGAGTTGAATGCCATCATCGGGGTACGTGGACTTCCCAATCTGCCTCTCACC CAGCAGCAGCTCCAGGCTCAGCACCTTTCCCATGCTGCCCACGGACCCCCAGTCCAGTTGCCACCTCACCCCTCAGGGCTTCAGCCCCCTAGCATCCCTCCAGTCACGGGCTCCGTGTCAGGCCTGCTGGCTGTCGGAGCTCTGGGCAGCCAGGCACACCTGCCAGTCAAAGATGAGAAGAACCACCATGACCTGGAACACAGAG AGCGGGAGTCCAGCACG AATAATTCTGTATCACCGTCAGACAGCCTGAGGGCCAGTGAGAAACACAGAGGTTCATCTGAATACAGTCTGGACTCAAAAAAACGCAGAGTAGAGGAAAAAGACAACATGAGCCGATAT GACAGTGATGGTGACAAAAGCGATGATTTGGTCGTGGATGTGTCTAATGAG GATCCAGCCACCCCAAGGGTCAGCCCGTCTCACTCTCCCCCTGAGAACGGACTTGATAAGGCCAGAGCACTGAAGAAAGATGCTCCCAACAGCCCAGCCTCTGTGGCCTCCTCTGGGAGCACCCCCTCTTCGAAAGTGAAGGACCACCCACAT AACGACAAGTCCTCCACCCCGGGTTTGAAGTCCAACACCCCCACTCCACGCAATGACGCTCCCACCCCAGGAACCAGCAACACCCCTGGGCTCAGGCCCATACTTGGCAAGCCACCTGGCATTGAAGCACTTG CAGCACCAGCCCTACGGACACCATTGTCGATTGCGGCACCATACGGGGCTCCATTTGCGATGATGGGTCACCACCCAGAGATGAACGGCTCATTGACTAGTCCAGGAGTTTACCCTGGCCTGCACATCTCCCCTCAGATGAGCGTCGCTGCTGCTGCCGCCTATGGACGCTCACCTATG GCGGGTTTTGATCCTCATCCCCACATGCGTGCTCCGGGTCTGCCAGCAAGTCTTACCTCTATACCTGGAGGGAAACC GGCCTACTCCTTCCATGTTAGCGCTGATGGCCAGATGCAGCCAGTACCTTTCCCTCCAGATGCTCTGATTGGACCAGGAATACCTCGTCATGCCCGTCAGATCAATACACTCAGCCACGGCGAGGTGGTGTGTGCCGTAACCATTAGCAACCCCACACGACACGTCTACACTGGCGGCAAGGGCTGTGTGAAGATCTGGGACATCAGTCAGCCCGGCAGCAAGAGCCCCGTCTCACAGCTTGACTGCCTG AACCGGGATAACTACATCCGCTCCTGTAAGCTTCTTCCGGATGGCCGTACTCTGATCGTTGGAGGAGAAGCCAGCACTCTGACCATATGGGATCTGGCCTCACAGACTCCCCGTATCAAAGCTGAGCTCACCTCTTCTGCCCCGGCCTGCTATGCGCTGGCGATCAGCCCTGATGCCAAGGTCTGCTTCTCCTGCTGCAGTGATGGAAATATTGCTGTTTGGGACCTCCATAACCAAACCCTTGTCAG GCAGTTCCAGGGCCACACGGATGGGGCCAGCTGTATAGATATTTCCCATGATGGCACCAAATTGTGGACAGGTGGCCTTGACAACACTGTACGGTCCTGGGACCTGAGAGAGGGACGACAGCTCCAGCAGCATGACTTTACTTCACAG ATCTTCTCTCTGGGCTACTGTCCGACGGGCGAGTGGCTGGCTGTGGGAATGGAAAGCAGTAATGTGGAGGTGCTTCATCACACCAAGCCTGACAAGTACCAGCTGCACTTGCACGAAAGCTGCGTCCTCTCCCTCAAATTTGCCTACTGTG GTAAATGGTTTGTGAGCACTGGGAAGGACAATCTCTTGAATGCCTGGAGGACTCCCTATGGTGCCAGCATTTTCCAG TCAAAGGAGTCGTCCTCTGTCCTGAGCTGTGACATCTCGGCAGATGATAAATACATTGTGACGGGATCTGGAGACAAGAAGGCCACTGTGTATGAAGTGATATACTAA
- the LOC127436749 gene encoding transducin-like enhancer protein 3-B isoform X15 yields the protein MYPQGRHPAPHQPGQPGFKFTVAESCDRIKDEFQFLQAQYHSLKVEYDKLANEKTEMQRHYVMYYEMSYGLNIEMHKQTEIAKRLNAILAQIMPFLSQEHQQQVAQAVERAKQVTMTELNAIIGVRGLPNLPLTQQQLQAQHLSHAAHGPPVQLPPHPSGLQPPSIPPVTGSVSGLLAVGALGSQAHLPVKDEKNHHDLEHRERESSTQNNSVSPSDSLRASEKHRGSSEYSLDSKKRRVEEKDNMSRYDSDGDKSDDLVVDVSNEDPATPRVSPSHSPPENGLDKARALKKDAPNSPASVASSGSTPSSKVKDHPHNDKSSTPGLKSNTPTPRNDAPTPGTSNTPGLRPILGKPPGIEALAAPALRTPLSIAAPYGAPFAMMGHHPEMNGSLTSPGVYPGLHISPQMSVAAAAAYGRSPMAGFDPHPHMRAPGLPASLTSIPGGKPAYSFHVSADGQMQPVPFPPDALIGPGIPRHARQINTLSHGEVVCAVTISNPTRHVYTGGKGCVKIWDISQPGSKSPVSQLDCLNRDNYIRSCKLLPDGRTLIVGGEASTLTIWDLASQTPRIKAELTSSAPACYALAISPDAKVCFSCCSDGNIAVWDLHNQTLVRQFQGHTDGASCIDISHDGTKLWTGGLDNTVRSWDLREGRQLQQHDFTSQIFSLGYCPTGEWLAVGMESSNVEVLHHTKPDKYQLHLHESCVLSLKFAYCGKWFVSTGKDNLLNAWRTPYGASIFQSKESSSVLSCDISADDKYIVTGSGDKKATVYEVIY from the exons ATGTATCCGCAGGGCCGGCATCCG GCACCTCACCAGCCTGGTCAGCCAGGCTTCAAATTCACTGTAGCAGAATCTTGTGACAGGATCAAAGACGAATTTCAATTCCTTCAAGCTCAGTACCACAG TCTTAAAGTGGAGTATGACAAACTGGCCAATGAGAAGACAGAGATGCAGCGACACTATGTCATG TACTATGAGATGTCCTATGGGCTGAACATTGAAATGCATAAGCAG actGAGATTGCCAAACGGCTAAATGCAATTCTTGCTCAAATTATGCCTTTTTTGTCACAAGAG CACCAACAGCAGGTCGCACAGGCTGTTGAACGTGCTAAGCAAGTGACAATGACAGAGTTGAATGCCATCATCGGGGTACGTGGACTTCCCAATCTGCCTCTCACC CAGCAGCAGCTCCAGGCTCAGCACCTTTCCCATGCTGCCCACGGACCCCCAGTCCAGTTGCCACCTCACCCCTCAGGGCTTCAGCCCCCTAGCATCCCTCCAGTCACGGGCTCCGTGTCAGGCCTGCTGGCTGTCGGAGCTCTGGGCAGCCAGGCACACCTGCCAGTCAAAGATGAGAAGAACCACCATGACCTGGAACACAGAG AGCGGGAGTCCAGCACG cAGAATAATTCTGTATCACCGTCAGACAGCCTGAGGGCCAGTGAGAAACACAGAGGTTCATCTGAATACAGTCTGGACTCAAAAAAACGCAGAGTAGAGGAAAAAGACAACATGAGCCGATAT GACAGTGATGGTGACAAAAGCGATGATTTGGTCGTGGATGTGTCTAATGAG GATCCAGCCACCCCAAGGGTCAGCCCGTCTCACTCTCCCCCTGAGAACGGACTTGATAAGGCCAGAGCACTGAAGAAAGATGCTCCCAACAGCCCAGCCTCTGTGGCCTCCTCTGGGAGCACCCCCTCTTCGAAAGTGAAGGACCACCCACAT AACGACAAGTCCTCCACCCCGGGTTTGAAGTCCAACACCCCCACTCCACGCAATGACGCTCCCACCCCAGGAACCAGCAACACCCCTGGGCTCAGGCCCATACTTGGCAAGCCACCTGGCATTGAAGCACTTG CAGCACCAGCCCTACGGACACCATTGTCGATTGCGGCACCATACGGGGCTCCATTTGCGATGATGGGTCACCACCCAGAGATGAACGGCTCATTGACTAGTCCAGGAGTTTACCCTGGCCTGCACATCTCCCCTCAGATGAGCGTCGCTGCTGCTGCCGCCTATGGACGCTCACCTATG GCGGGTTTTGATCCTCATCCCCACATGCGTGCTCCGGGTCTGCCAGCAAGTCTTACCTCTATACCTGGAGGGAAACC GGCCTACTCCTTCCATGTTAGCGCTGATGGCCAGATGCAGCCAGTACCTTTCCCTCCAGATGCTCTGATTGGACCAGGAATACCTCGTCATGCCCGTCAGATCAATACACTCAGCCACGGCGAGGTGGTGTGTGCCGTAACCATTAGCAACCCCACACGACACGTCTACACTGGCGGCAAGGGCTGTGTGAAGATCTGGGACATCAGTCAGCCCGGCAGCAAGAGCCCCGTCTCACAGCTTGACTGCCTG AACCGGGATAACTACATCCGCTCCTGTAAGCTTCTTCCGGATGGCCGTACTCTGATCGTTGGAGGAGAAGCCAGCACTCTGACCATATGGGATCTGGCCTCACAGACTCCCCGTATCAAAGCTGAGCTCACCTCTTCTGCCCCGGCCTGCTATGCGCTGGCGATCAGCCCTGATGCCAAGGTCTGCTTCTCCTGCTGCAGTGATGGAAATATTGCTGTTTGGGACCTCCATAACCAAACCCTTGTCAG GCAGTTCCAGGGCCACACGGATGGGGCCAGCTGTATAGATATTTCCCATGATGGCACCAAATTGTGGACAGGTGGCCTTGACAACACTGTACGGTCCTGGGACCTGAGAGAGGGACGACAGCTCCAGCAGCATGACTTTACTTCACAG ATCTTCTCTCTGGGCTACTGTCCGACGGGCGAGTGGCTGGCTGTGGGAATGGAAAGCAGTAATGTGGAGGTGCTTCATCACACCAAGCCTGACAAGTACCAGCTGCACTTGCACGAAAGCTGCGTCCTCTCCCTCAAATTTGCCTACTGTG GTAAATGGTTTGTGAGCACTGGGAAGGACAATCTCTTGAATGCCTGGAGGACTCCCTATGGTGCCAGCATTTTCCAG TCAAAGGAGTCGTCCTCTGTCCTGAGCTGTGACATCTCGGCAGATGATAAATACATTGTGACGGGATCTGGAGACAAGAAGGCCACTGTGTATGAAGTGATATACTAA